A part of Pirellulaceae bacterium genomic DNA contains:
- a CDS encoding divalent metal cation transporter, translating to MKDQSEIDHNRHQLVSAQKHGPLATLGVYVRLSGPGWLQSAITLGGGSLAGALFLGALGGTHLLWLQLVAITMGVIMLSAISYVTLSTGQRPFPAIAQHINPVLAWGWLIATMMANMIWCMPQFSLCYASLNENLVGSAMSDSFANKLWVSAVLLVVCYGVVHMSLKGGLGRKLFDLVLKALVGMIVICFFGVVVLLVSQGTMQWQSILSGFVPDLTAMFRPIGKLAELVGHLSPSHAEFWSARIVKEQRAVMIGAAATAVGINMTFLLPYSMLTRGWDKPFRGLARFDLATGMAIPYLIVTSCVVIASAATFHGQELDDKLASSQPDVMVSSPMFKSVEKSLAARISHEVGSEAYANLSRDQQLAAMATLDTTEKQIALTLVQRDAFQLSKSLSPLLGEKLASIIFGLGAFGMGVSTIIILMLINGYALCEAFDHPQGTQPTFTIGCLLAGVSGASWPQVWDGPSKLWLAILASSFCMLLLPIAYITFMMMMNSRSLLKEEKPVGASMWIWNILMAASVLGAIAAATTVLIDKSSDPTAGTVVLAVTAGFIVAVLIGFAVRLGKQR from the coding sequence ATGAAAGACCAATCAGAAATTGATCACAATCGACATCAACTGGTGTCAGCCCAAAAGCACGGTCCATTGGCAACGCTGGGAGTTTACGTGCGGCTATCGGGCCCCGGCTGGCTGCAGAGCGCTATTACGCTGGGTGGAGGATCGCTGGCAGGAGCGTTGTTCTTAGGCGCTCTGGGGGGTACGCATCTGTTGTGGCTGCAGTTGGTAGCGATCACCATGGGAGTGATCATGCTTAGCGCCATAAGCTATGTCACTTTATCCACAGGCCAACGACCATTTCCGGCAATCGCCCAGCATATCAATCCAGTACTGGCCTGGGGATGGCTCATTGCCACCATGATGGCCAACATGATTTGGTGCATGCCGCAGTTTAGCTTGTGCTACGCCTCATTGAATGAGAACTTGGTGGGCTCGGCGATGAGCGACTCCTTCGCCAATAAACTGTGGGTCTCGGCAGTACTTCTGGTCGTGTGTTACGGCGTCGTTCACATGAGCCTGAAAGGTGGTCTTGGCAGAAAACTGTTCGACCTCGTGCTCAAGGCGCTCGTCGGTATGATTGTCATTTGCTTTTTCGGTGTCGTGGTACTGTTAGTCAGCCAAGGAACGATGCAGTGGCAATCCATTCTCAGTGGCTTTGTACCCGACTTGACGGCTATGTTTCGACCCATCGGCAAGTTGGCAGAGCTAGTGGGTCATCTAAGTCCCAGCCATGCCGAATTTTGGTCTGCGCGAATCGTGAAAGAACAACGCGCCGTGATGATTGGCGCAGCCGCCACCGCCGTGGGCATCAATATGACCTTCTTGTTGCCCTATTCCATGCTGACTCGCGGCTGGGACAAGCCGTTTCGGGGTCTTGCCCGATTTGACTTGGCAACTGGCATGGCGATACCCTATTTGATTGTAACGAGCTGCGTGGTGATCGCCTCGGCAGCAACCTTTCACGGCCAGGAGCTAGACGACAAATTAGCCAGCTCTCAGCCCGACGTGATGGTCAGCAGCCCCATGTTCAAGTCCGTGGAAAAATCGCTGGCGGCTCGCATATCACACGAAGTAGGATCGGAAGCCTATGCGAATTTGAGTCGCGATCAGCAATTGGCAGCCATGGCCACACTCGACACAACCGAAAAGCAGATCGCATTGACTTTGGTGCAGCGCGACGCATTCCAGCTCTCGAAATCCCTATCACCATTGTTGGGCGAAAAACTGGCCAGCATTATCTTCGGACTGGGTGCCTTTGGCATGGGTGTCTCGACCATTATCATCCTGATGCTCATCAATGGCTATGCGTTGTGCGAGGCATTCGATCATCCACAAGGTACACAGCCCACATTTACAATTGGCTGCCTTCTGGCCGGAGTGTCTGGCGCGTCGTGGCCGCAAGTTTGGGACGGTCCTTCGAAGTTGTGGTTGGCCATTCTGGCTTCGTCTTTTTGCATGTTGCTACTGCCGATTGCATACATCACATTTATGATGATGATGAATAGCCGCTCGCTGCTAAAGGAGGAAAAGCCCGTCGGCGCGTCGATGTGGATTTGGAATATCTTGATGGCGGCCTCGGTGCTGGGTGCCATTGCTGCGGCCACCACCGTGCTGATCGACAAGTCCAGCGACCCAACGGCGGGCACTGTGGTCTTAGCCGTCACCGCAGGTTTTATCGTGGCCGTGTTGATCGGCTTTGCAGTGCGACTGGGGAAGCAGCGGTAA
- a CDS encoding DUF1549 domain-containing protein, which produces MICLGPAAGADSELPEVKRINEAIQQSWTAAGLVASKNENDLKWMRRLMLDVVGRIPTDQEQQEFGRDKSSDKRRKLVERLLSDERYAAQFADYWAGVWSNILIGRSSGNNANSLTNRGGMFEYLRTSFAQQKPYDRMAFELITATGTNKPGESDFNGATNYLADKVNQDNATLATAATARIFLGMQVQCTQCHNHFFNQWKQERFWQLNAFFRQTRALRRFVPGTQNVDFIELVDEDFGGEGNRAQPEEAIIFYEERNQVVRSAYPVFVDGTAIGRSGLVAKVNRRQELGKLIVGSRDLATAVVNRTWAQFLGYGFTRPIDDLGPHNVPSHPELLDDLTQAFIDSDYDLRALMRWIVLSQPYQISSVQSGGNRQDDPALGVPPQFSRFYMRQMTAEQLYQSLLTVADQGEISSQDQQRQREEWLNQFVVAFGNDAGDEATTFNGSIPQALMMFNGELVKRAIQAEPGSLLNDLAARPSRYPDKVQMLFTLGLARRANQRELDIAAQLLTARSGNVTQALQDLWWAILNSNEFILVH; this is translated from the coding sequence ATGATCTGCCTGGGTCCGGCTGCCGGGGCAGATTCTGAGCTGCCAGAGGTTAAGCGAATTAACGAGGCGATTCAGCAGAGCTGGACAGCGGCCGGACTGGTCGCATCCAAGAACGAGAACGATCTGAAGTGGATGCGGCGGCTGATGCTGGATGTAGTCGGTCGCATTCCCACTGATCAAGAGCAACAGGAGTTCGGTCGCGACAAGAGTTCCGACAAACGCCGCAAATTGGTCGAGCGATTACTGAGCGACGAGCGATATGCTGCTCAGTTTGCCGATTATTGGGCTGGCGTGTGGAGCAATATCTTGATCGGTCGCTCTAGCGGTAACAACGCTAATTCGCTGACCAATCGTGGCGGTATGTTTGAGTATCTGCGTACCAGCTTTGCCCAGCAAAAGCCCTACGATCGCATGGCTTTCGAGTTGATTACGGCCACCGGAACCAACAAGCCGGGCGAGAGTGATTTTAATGGTGCCACCAACTACTTAGCTGACAAAGTCAATCAAGACAATGCGACGCTGGCCACCGCCGCCACCGCCCGCATCTTTCTGGGGATGCAGGTTCAGTGTACTCAGTGCCACAACCATTTCTTCAATCAATGGAAACAAGAAAGGTTCTGGCAACTGAATGCCTTCTTTCGGCAGACTCGAGCGCTCCGGCGGTTTGTCCCTGGCACGCAGAATGTAGATTTCATTGAGTTGGTTGACGAAGACTTTGGCGGCGAAGGCAATCGCGCGCAGCCCGAAGAGGCAATCATATTCTACGAAGAACGCAATCAAGTGGTGCGTAGTGCGTACCCCGTGTTCGTAGATGGAACCGCCATTGGTCGCAGTGGACTGGTAGCCAAAGTCAACCGCCGTCAGGAATTGGGGAAACTGATTGTGGGTAGTCGAGACTTGGCCACTGCAGTCGTCAATCGAACTTGGGCGCAGTTTCTGGGGTATGGCTTCACGCGACCCATCGACGACCTTGGTCCCCATAACGTCCCATCGCATCCCGAATTGCTGGACGACCTGACCCAAGCCTTCATAGACTCCGACTATGATTTGCGGGCGTTGATGCGGTGGATCGTGCTATCGCAGCCCTATCAGATCTCCAGTGTCCAGTCCGGTGGTAACCGCCAAGACGATCCGGCCCTGGGAGTCCCGCCGCAGTTCAGCCGCTTCTACATGCGACAGATGACGGCTGAGCAGTTGTATCAATCACTGTTGACGGTGGCAGATCAGGGAGAAATATCAAGCCAGGATCAGCAACGACAGCGAGAAGAGTGGTTAAATCAGTTTGTGGTCGCCTTTGGAAACGATGCCGGCGACGAAGCCACGACATTCAATGGCTCCATTCCTCAAGCACTGATGATGTTCAACGGCGAATTAGTCAAGCGGGCTATTCAGGCTGAACCAGGTTCGTTGTTAAACGATTTGGCTGCTAGGCCGTCCAGGTATCCTGATAAGGTGCAGATGTTGTTTACTCTGGGGCTAGCGCGGCGTGCCAACCAGCGCGAGTTGGATATCGCGGCTCAGTTGCTGACGGCCCGTAGTGGCAATGTCACTCAGGCCCTCCAGGACTTGTGGTGGGCGATACTCAACAGTAATGAATTCATTCTGGTGCACTGA
- a CDS encoding exo-alpha-sialidase, producing MNVLRLLCCVGCIALVGSWSGAQEAVQSELIFPLHPKHNHAPGIAELPSGELIVSWFRGSGERTADDVAVYGARRPVGSRQWSEPFVMVDTPGFPDGNTCLMVDTDGRLFLFWPLVLANTWESCVTQMLISEQPEGIGSPQWTRRDSLWLKPKDFSPQALEGLDKLLGVLPESAKAELDDVVKFRERVQDKLYQRLGWQGRCKPTVLPSGRILLPLYSDTFSFSIMAISDDRGLTWHASEPLMGFGNIQPSVLRRNDGTLVAYMRENGPRRQVRVSESSDDGQTWGPVGTIPIANPGSGLDAVQTRSGNWLLISNNTIVGRNRLAISVSKDEGQSWPITVLLEDQPKGAYHYPAIIQTRDGKIHAVYSYFSDEGKSMKHVEFEEAYLLGQ from the coding sequence ATGAATGTTCTGCGACTGCTGTGTTGCGTTGGCTGTATTGCACTGGTTGGTAGTTGGAGTGGTGCCCAGGAGGCGGTGCAGTCGGAGCTGATCTTCCCGCTGCATCCTAAACATAATCATGCTCCGGGGATTGCAGAGTTGCCCAGTGGTGAATTGATCGTCTCTTGGTTTCGCGGATCTGGTGAACGAACTGCTGACGATGTCGCCGTGTACGGAGCCCGGAGACCCGTCGGATCACGGCAATGGAGCGAGCCATTCGTGATGGTCGACACCCCCGGCTTTCCCGATGGAAACACCTGCCTGATGGTGGACACAGACGGTAGGCTGTTTCTGTTCTGGCCGTTGGTACTGGCCAATACGTGGGAGTCGTGTGTCACGCAAATGCTGATTTCTGAGCAGCCGGAAGGAATAGGTTCGCCGCAGTGGACTCGGCGCGATTCGCTGTGGCTCAAGCCCAAGGACTTCAGCCCGCAAGCATTGGAGGGGTTGGATAAGCTGCTGGGCGTGTTGCCCGAGTCAGCCAAAGCGGAACTGGATGACGTGGTAAAGTTTCGCGAGCGAGTTCAGGATAAGCTATATCAGCGACTAGGTTGGCAAGGCCGCTGCAAGCCGACAGTGCTGCCCAGCGGACGTATTCTACTGCCGCTTTATTCGGACACCTTCTCCTTCTCCATCATGGCGATCAGCGACGATCGTGGGCTAACGTGGCATGCTTCGGAACCACTAATGGGATTCGGAAACATCCAGCCAAGTGTCCTGCGACGTAACGATGGCACGCTGGTGGCCTACATGCGCGAGAACGGGCCTCGCAGACAAGTCCGCGTGAGCGAATCGAGCGACGATGGCCAGACCTGGGGACCGGTCGGCACGATCCCCATAGCCAATCCCGGCTCGGGACTGGATGCTGTGCAGACTCGCAGTGGCAATTGGCTACTGATCTCCAACAATACGATCGTCGGTCGCAATCGGTTGGCCATTTCCGTATCCAAAGACGAGGGACAATCTTGGCCGATCACGGTGCTGTTAGAGGATCAGCCCAAGGGAGCGTACCACTATCCGGCCATCATTCAGACTCGCGACGGCAAAATACACGCCGTCTACAGTTACTTCAGCGATGAGGGCAAAAGCATGAAGCATGTCGAGTTTGAAGAGGCCTATTTGCTGGGGCAGTAG
- a CDS encoding phosphoglycerate kinase, with translation MAKKTIADVNPQGKVVLMRVDFNVPQDDSGAITDDRRIRMALPSIQSVLQRGGRLVLMSHLGRPKGKPDPKYTLAPTAVRLAELLNQPVAFAADTVGADAANKIAALRDGQVLVLENVRFNAGETSESREYAETLAGWADIYCNDAFGTCHRTDASMLAVPQAMAGKPRVVGFLVAKEIQYLSDTIAHPARPFVAILGGAKVSDKINVISNLLGICDYVLIGGAMAYTFSLAQGGRVGKSLVEADKLELAKQLIAAGGAKLVLPSDTHCGDAFSSDCAKQVVPAGQIPDGWEGLDIGPKTAEHYGQLLASAKTVVWNGPMGVFEMPPFDAGTKRVAQAIAASHAISIIGGGDSAAAIEQMGLADQITHVSTGGGASLSMLEGQKFAAVELLDNA, from the coding sequence ATGGCCAAGAAGACCATCGCAGACGTTAATCCCCAAGGCAAAGTTGTATTGATGCGTGTGGACTTTAATGTCCCGCAAGACGACTCGGGAGCGATCACCGATGATCGCCGGATTCGCATGGCGCTGCCGTCGATCCAGTCAGTGCTCCAGCGAGGAGGCCGGCTGGTGCTGATGAGCCACTTGGGAAGGCCCAAGGGTAAGCCCGATCCGAAATACACCTTGGCACCCACCGCAGTGCGACTGGCTGAATTGTTGAATCAGCCCGTGGCATTTGCTGCCGACACGGTCGGTGCTGATGCAGCCAACAAGATCGCGGCATTGCGAGACGGACAGGTATTGGTGCTGGAAAATGTGCGATTCAATGCCGGAGAAACGTCGGAGTCCCGCGAATACGCGGAGACGCTGGCAGGTTGGGCGGACATCTACTGCAACGACGCCTTTGGAACCTGTCATCGCACGGATGCGTCCATGCTGGCTGTGCCGCAAGCCATGGCCGGCAAGCCGCGCGTCGTGGGATTTCTGGTTGCCAAAGAAATACAGTATTTGAGCGACACGATTGCACACCCTGCACGCCCGTTTGTGGCGATCCTGGGTGGTGCTAAGGTCAGTGACAAGATCAACGTGATCAGCAATCTTCTGGGGATATGCGATTATGTGCTGATTGGTGGCGCGATGGCCTACACCTTTTCACTGGCTCAAGGCGGTCGTGTGGGTAAGAGTTTGGTTGAGGCCGACAAGCTGGAATTGGCCAAGCAGCTCATCGCCGCTGGCGGTGCTAAGCTGGTCCTGCCGAGCGACACGCATTGTGGCGATGCGTTTTCTAGCGATTGCGCCAAACAAGTGGTACCGGCAGGACAGATTCCTGATGGCTGGGAGGGCTTGGACATTGGCCCCAAGACGGCTGAACACTACGGACAATTATTGGCCAGCGCAAAGACCGTGGTTTGGAACGGACCGATGGGAGTATTTGAAATGCCGCCGTTTGACGCGGGGACCAAGCGCGTCGCTCAGGCCATTGCCGCGAGTCACGCAATAAGCATTATCGGCGGAGGCGATTCGGCTGCGGCCATTGAACAAATGGGACTGGCCGATCAGATCACGCACGTCAGCACTGGGGGCGGCGCCAGTCTGTCGATGTTGGAAGGTCAAAAATTTGCCGCCGTCGAGCTGCTGGATAACGCCTAG
- a CDS encoding DUF1501 domain-containing protein yields the protein MSRRHFLQHAASACPLAASALALGHSLTVHADQLKRQRKSAILLWMGGGPATIDLWDLKPGAATGGPFQPIRTTGDVEICEHLPQIAKQMQHLSVVRSMSTREADHDRGRYYMHTGYVPNPTVEHPSVGSVVARELMARRSDLEIPPFITIGGASPGPGFLGMSFAPFSVSSDGRIRNLEQWTNDPRIAQRMKTLEVIEQGFVRQNRGSAAESHQTILQKTFQLMTSQQMSAFNVSSEPLAVRERYGDSAFGRGCLMARRLVETGVPFVEVDLGGWDNHQGIFPILQNQRLPVLDQAMSALVEDLAQRELLKDTAVIWMGEFGRTPSINGNAGRDHYARAWSAVLGGAGMRGGLAIGETDQEGRAVTSQPYSSEDLMSTICHALGISLETTYRSPNGRPIKIAGGGKIIQPLFG from the coding sequence ATGTCCCGGCGGCATTTCTTGCAACATGCGGCTAGCGCCTGTCCGCTGGCGGCTTCGGCTCTGGCGCTGGGCCATTCACTGACGGTTCATGCTGATCAGCTCAAGCGACAACGTAAATCTGCCATCCTGCTGTGGATGGGTGGTGGTCCAGCGACGATTGACTTGTGGGATCTCAAACCCGGTGCGGCCACTGGCGGTCCATTCCAGCCGATTCGTACCACGGGTGATGTGGAGATTTGCGAACACTTGCCACAGATCGCCAAGCAAATGCAGCATCTGTCCGTGGTGCGGTCGATGAGTACTCGCGAAGCCGATCATGACCGTGGACGCTACTACATGCATACAGGCTATGTTCCGAATCCTACTGTCGAGCATCCCAGCGTGGGTTCTGTGGTGGCTCGAGAATTGATGGCGCGCCGCAGCGATCTAGAGATTCCACCATTTATCACTATCGGCGGAGCAAGTCCTGGGCCTGGGTTTTTGGGTATGAGCTTCGCGCCATTCAGCGTGTCTAGCGATGGTCGTATACGAAATCTTGAGCAGTGGACGAACGATCCGCGAATCGCTCAGCGTATGAAGACATTGGAGGTCATCGAACAAGGCTTCGTCCGTCAGAACCGCGGGTCAGCCGCCGAGAGCCATCAAACCATCCTTCAAAAGACCTTTCAATTGATGACCAGCCAGCAGATGTCAGCCTTTAACGTCTCCTCCGAGCCGCTGGCGGTTCGTGAGCGTTACGGTGACAGCGCCTTTGGCCGCGGCTGTTTGATGGCGCGGCGGCTAGTTGAAACGGGTGTGCCATTTGTCGAAGTTGATTTAGGCGGCTGGGATAATCATCAGGGCATTTTTCCAATCCTTCAGAACCAACGACTGCCGGTTCTAGATCAGGCTATGAGCGCCTTGGTGGAAGACTTGGCACAGCGGGAACTGCTCAAGGATACCGCTGTAATCTGGATGGGTGAATTCGGTCGGACTCCGTCAATCAATGGCAATGCAGGCCGAGATCACTACGCGCGGGCCTGGAGCGCGGTCCTGGGCGGTGCCGGTATGCGCGGTGGGTTAGCTATCGGCGAGACAGATCAGGAAGGTCGCGCCGTCACCAGTCAGCCCTATTCGTCCGAGGATTTGATGTCCACGATCTGCCACGCGCTGGGCATTTCCCTGGAGACGACCTATCGCAGTCCCAACGGTCGGCCCATCAAAATTGCTGGTGGTGGCAAAATCATTCAACCGCTGTTTGGCTAG
- a CDS encoding tetratricopeptide repeat protein yields the protein MLRQPAWSCLLIVGLVIALGQRCTPLAAQETPGTDAATTAEAPPSDGQSRGDQSTTTDSAAAETPAGSDHSESSGEQIPPPVPPTNPTSPDPIVARIDMTLRLKDEIIDTIHKGDLLTVVAERANDYVIATLSGRKGAVAKDNAARLSESIPIYDELILQSPEEGRLYTLRASAHWAQGDPESALADFDKAIQLGYTESHAYASRGLFHSTMGQHDKAIEDFTLAIAKDPKDQVPRMNRASVYMVVGKYDLAVADYSAALETHSQNPVLFSQRAVAHKLLGKLELAVKDYDSAIDLVSNDISAWMGRGFIKFQMGQHQAAIDDFTKVIELAPQSAVAFNNRGYNYQMLGNFARATADYQRAVELAPRFVLALVNRAWLLATCTESQLRDPVIAIELAKVVNDISQYKDVNDLTLLAACFASADDFETAIGWQEKVIQLANADQLPVAQKILELYQDKKPIDPQLLIPPQAAGQEPTQPTERQPESE from the coding sequence ATGTTGCGTCAACCTGCTTGGTCTTGCCTGTTGATCGTTGGTCTGGTGATCGCATTGGGTCAACGCTGCACGCCGCTAGCCGCTCAAGAAACTCCGGGAACAGACGCGGCGACGACTGCTGAAGCTCCTCCAAGCGATGGCCAATCCAGAGGCGACCAGTCAACCACCACCGACTCAGCCGCGGCGGAAACTCCAGCCGGCAGCGACCATTCTGAAAGCAGTGGTGAGCAAATACCCCCGCCCGTTCCACCGACCAACCCCACCTCTCCCGATCCAATCGTGGCCCGCATCGACATGACTCTTCGGCTGAAGGACGAAATCATTGACACCATCCACAAGGGCGACTTGCTGACGGTCGTCGCTGAGCGGGCCAATGACTATGTCATCGCTACGCTCTCAGGTCGCAAAGGTGCAGTCGCCAAAGACAATGCCGCGCGGCTCTCCGAGTCGATCCCAATCTACGACGAACTGATTCTGCAATCGCCTGAAGAAGGGCGACTGTACACGCTACGAGCCAGCGCCCACTGGGCTCAAGGCGATCCGGAAAGCGCACTTGCAGACTTCGACAAGGCCATCCAGTTGGGCTATACCGAATCTCATGCCTACGCCAGTCGCGGCCTGTTCCATTCTACGATGGGACAGCACGACAAAGCCATCGAAGATTTTACGCTGGCCATCGCCAAGGATCCCAAAGACCAAGTACCGCGCATGAACCGGGCCAGCGTCTACATGGTGGTCGGTAAGTACGATCTGGCAGTGGCGGATTATTCCGCTGCTTTAGAGACACACTCACAGAATCCGGTGCTGTTTTCGCAGCGAGCTGTGGCCCACAAGTTGCTGGGTAAGCTGGAATTGGCCGTTAAGGACTATGATTCTGCGATCGACTTGGTTTCCAACGATATTTCGGCTTGGATGGGGCGCGGCTTCATCAAATTTCAAATGGGCCAGCATCAGGCCGCCATCGACGATTTTACCAAAGTCATTGAACTGGCCCCGCAATCGGCAGTGGCCTTCAACAATCGCGGCTACAACTACCAGATGCTCGGTAACTTTGCTCGTGCGACCGCAGACTACCAGCGCGCCGTCGAACTGGCTCCGCGATTCGTTTTAGCCCTGGTCAATCGCGCGTGGTTACTGGCCACTTGCACCGAAAGCCAACTACGCGATCCGGTAATCGCCATCGAATTGGCCAAAGTGGTGAACGATATCAGCCAGTACAAAGACGTCAACGATTTGACTCTGCTGGCTGCATGCTTTGCGTCCGCTGATGATTTTGAAACCGCTATTGGCTGGCAAGAAAAAGTTATTCAGCTAGCCAACGCAGATCAGCTTCCCGTCGCGCAAAAAATCCTGGAGCTGTATCAAGACAAGAAACCCATCGACCCACAGTTGCTAATTCCTCCGCAGGCAGCCGGACAAGAACCTACGCAGCCAACCGAACGACAACCTGAGTCAGAATAG